Proteins encoded in a region of the Streptomyces sp. PCS3-D2 genome:
- a CDS encoding multicopper oxidase family protein: MRCLPTRRSVLGAAAAAAGSGLLAACSTAPGSAGPQGSAAESRAGHGSVHHGGPRADGPEGYVDPSGPEVRAAEAARDATGPLTEVKVTATATTLDLGGGRTVRSWAYGDRLPGQEVRATAGGTLALTLANNLPEATSVHWHGLALRNDMDGVPGLTQRDIAPGGSFAYKFAVMHPGTYWFHPHTGVQQDRGLYAPLIVEDPKEPLSYDKEWVVVLDDWIDGVDGATPDAVLAELRKGMGAQSTGGAHGHAHVRTGGESDVLGKDAGDVVYPHYLVNGRVPEDPSVFTARPGDRIRLRIVNAGGDTAFRIALGGHELTVTHTDGFPVEHTTARSLLLGMGERYDVLVTAGDGVFPLTALAEGKDGSALAVLRTGTGTAPTAATRPAELESRPLMADALRAAGPAVLAAREPDRTVQIRLTGSMTRYDWAFDGTPYTPDQRHPVTAGERVRLEFRNATPMWHPVHLHGHSFALGSEPGGARKDTAIVLPGGRLTADFDADNPGLWMTHCHNVYHSESGMMTVIGYRL, from the coding sequence TTGCGCTGTCTCCCCACCCGTCGCTCCGTACTCGGCGCCGCCGCGGCCGCGGCAGGCTCCGGGCTGCTCGCCGCCTGCTCCACGGCTCCGGGCTCCGCCGGACCCCAGGGCTCTGCCGCGGAATCCCGTGCGGGCCACGGTTCCGTGCACCACGGCGGCCCGCGGGCCGACGGGCCCGAGGGGTACGTCGACCCGTCCGGGCCCGAGGTCCGGGCCGCCGAGGCCGCCCGCGACGCCACCGGCCCGCTCACCGAGGTCAAGGTGACCGCCACCGCCACCACGCTGGACCTCGGGGGCGGGCGCACGGTGCGCTCCTGGGCGTACGGCGACCGGCTGCCGGGCCAGGAGGTCCGCGCCACCGCGGGCGGCACCCTGGCCCTCACCCTGGCCAACAACCTCCCCGAGGCCACCTCCGTGCACTGGCACGGCCTCGCGCTGCGCAACGACATGGACGGGGTCCCGGGGCTGACCCAGCGGGACATCGCCCCGGGCGGGTCGTTCGCCTACAAGTTCGCCGTCATGCACCCGGGGACCTACTGGTTCCATCCGCACACCGGTGTCCAGCAGGACCGCGGCCTGTACGCGCCGCTCATCGTCGAGGACCCGAAGGAGCCGCTCTCCTACGACAAGGAGTGGGTGGTGGTCCTCGACGACTGGATCGACGGGGTGGACGGGGCCACCCCGGACGCCGTCCTCGCCGAGCTCCGCAAGGGCATGGGCGCGCAGTCCACGGGCGGCGCCCACGGGCACGCCCACGTCCGCACGGGCGGCGAGAGCGATGTCCTCGGCAAGGACGCGGGCGACGTCGTCTACCCGCACTACCTGGTCAACGGCCGGGTGCCGGAGGACCCGTCCGTGTTCACCGCCCGCCCCGGGGACCGGATCCGGCTGCGCATCGTGAACGCCGGCGGGGACACGGCCTTCCGGATCGCCCTCGGCGGGCACGAGCTGACGGTCACCCATACCGACGGCTTCCCGGTCGAGCACACCACGGCGCGTTCGCTGCTGCTGGGCATGGGCGAGCGCTACGACGTCCTGGTCACCGCCGGGGACGGGGTGTTCCCGCTCACCGCGCTCGCGGAGGGCAAGGACGGGTCGGCGCTGGCGGTCCTGCGCACCGGGACGGGAACCGCCCCCACGGCGGCGACCCGGCCCGCCGAGCTGGAGTCGCGGCCGCTGATGGCGGACGCGCTGCGGGCCGCCGGTCCGGCCGTGCTGGCGGCCCGGGAGCCGGACCGTACGGTGCAGATCCGGCTGACCGGTTCCATGACCCGCTACGACTGGGCCTTCGACGGCACCCCGTACACGCCGGACCAGCGGCATCCGGTCACGGCGGGCGAGCGGGTCCGACTGGAGTTCCGCAACGCCACCCCGATGTGGCATCCGGTGCACCTGCACGGGCACAGCTTCGCGCTGGGCTCGGAGCCGGGCGGGGCGCGCAAGGACACCGCGATCGTCCTGCCGGGCGGGCGTCTGACGGCGGACTTCGACGCCGACAACCCGGGGCTGTGGATGACGCACTGCCACAACGTCTACCACTCGGAGTCCGGGATGATGACGGTGATCGGCTACCGGCTGTAG
- a CDS encoding DUF998 domain-containing protein gives MSTHRPSSRTAWPVALLIGLAGAAYTAWVLEVVLSTGLNPIETYVSELAAQDQPLGGLFRATDFIAGTLAFAGGLLALVRLLKHAESRRPWAVAGWAGVTLFGAATAADAWLPLSCTPTADPECAARETAGLVPATHQAHAVSSTLAMTGALVGLVALTVAARRYGWFAPLARYGPALVALELLATTWTLSAIAMFTAGRGTWALGAGQRLQVLLVAIWLGLLAHSVHKEHRT, from the coding sequence ATGTCCACACATCGGCCCTCTTCGCGCACCGCCTGGCCGGTCGCCCTCCTGATCGGCCTCGCCGGGGCGGCCTACACCGCATGGGTCCTCGAAGTCGTCCTCTCGACGGGCCTGAACCCCATCGAGACGTACGTGAGCGAGCTCGCCGCCCAGGACCAGCCGCTCGGCGGCCTCTTCCGGGCCACCGACTTCATCGCCGGGACGCTCGCCTTCGCCGGCGGCCTGCTCGCGCTGGTACGGCTGCTGAAGCACGCCGAGTCCCGCCGCCCCTGGGCGGTGGCCGGCTGGGCCGGCGTCACCCTCTTCGGAGCGGCCACCGCGGCCGACGCCTGGCTGCCGCTGAGCTGCACGCCCACCGCGGACCCCGAATGCGCCGCCCGGGAGACCGCCGGACTCGTCCCCGCCACCCACCAGGCCCACGCCGTCAGCAGTACCCTCGCCATGACCGGGGCCCTCGTGGGACTCGTGGCCCTGACCGTCGCCGCCCGCCGCTACGGCTGGTTCGCCCCGCTCGCCCGCTACGGCCCCGCGCTGGTCGCCCTGGAGCTGCTCGCCACGACCTGGACCCTGTCCGCCATCGCGATGTTCACGGCCGGACGCGGCACCTGGGCGCTCGGCGCCGGCCAGCGGCTCCAGGTCCTGCTCGTGGCGATCTGGCTGGGCCTGCTCGCCCACTCCGTCCACAAGGAGCACCGCACATGA
- a CDS encoding alpha/beta fold hydrolase, translated as MTVPQGPSPGETRSPGTGLFLNVDGTALHVVVEGRGPVCVLSAGLAMAWFDWDAVAALLVAHGRTVVRFDRPGHGLSAPATAPPTTAGEARRIAGLLDALGRGGPTAAPVTVVGHSIAAFHTEAFARLYPERTAALVLVDASTEEDARTVLPAALRTAAARLLGRAVTAAGLPAALGPAARRVTVGASRTGGGDPAAPDLVRRCYRTGRVWRGALLENSRYLDMAAELAALRRTRRLTAPTTVLAAHDGTSGRGALRWMGRQADLADRLGARFEVAEPAGHLVMLDRPDQVARTVVETSGRGRRDGF; from the coding sequence ATGACCGTCCCCCAGGGGCCGTCGCCCGGAGAGACCCGCAGCCCGGGCACGGGCCTCTTCCTGAACGTCGACGGGACCGCGCTGCACGTCGTCGTCGAAGGCCGGGGACCGGTGTGCGTGCTCAGCGCCGGACTCGCCATGGCCTGGTTCGACTGGGACGCCGTCGCCGCGCTGCTCGTCGCCCACGGCCGCACCGTCGTCCGCTTCGACCGTCCCGGACACGGCCTGAGTGCCCCCGCGACCGCACCGCCGACCACCGCCGGGGAGGCCCGCCGGATCGCGGGCCTCCTCGACGCCCTGGGCCGCGGCGGCCCCACCGCCGCCCCGGTCACCGTCGTCGGGCACTCGATCGCCGCCTTCCACACCGAGGCCTTCGCCCGGCTGTACCCGGAGCGCACCGCCGCCCTGGTCCTCGTTGACGCCAGCACCGAGGAGGACGCCCGTACGGTCCTGCCCGCCGCGCTGCGCACCGCCGCCGCCCGCCTCCTCGGCCGGGCCGTGACCGCCGCCGGACTGCCGGCCGCGCTGGGCCCGGCGGCCCGGCGCGTCACCGTAGGGGCCTCCCGGACGGGCGGCGGCGACCCGGCCGCGCCGGACCTCGTACGCCGCTGCTACCGCACCGGCCGCGTCTGGCGCGGCGCCCTCCTGGAGAACTCCCGCTACCTGGACATGGCCGCCGAACTGGCGGCGCTGCGCCGGACCCGGCGGCTGACCGCCCCCACCACCGTCCTGGCCGCTCACGACGGGACGTCCGGCCGCGGTGCGCTGCGCTGGATGGGCCGCCAGGCCGACCTCGCCGACCGGCTCGGTGCCCGCTTCGAGGTCGCCGAGCCCGCCGGACACCTGGTCATGCTCGACCGTCCGGACCAGGTGGCCCGGACGGTCGTGGAGACGAGTGGGCGTGGCCGGCGCGACGGATTCTGA
- a CDS encoding CBS domain-containing protein: protein MTTAADIMHPGARWIPAHETLDRAAELMARLNVGALPISDTEERLCGIVTDRDIVVNCVAKGLDPSKMTCGDVAQGTPRWIDAGADVSAVLDEMESHQIKRLPVIRDKKLVGMISEADLAQHLSEDQLAGFVEKVYAR from the coding sequence ATGACCACCGCCGCAGACATCATGCACCCCGGGGCCCGGTGGATCCCGGCGCACGAGACCCTTGACCGTGCCGCCGAGCTGATGGCCCGGCTCAATGTGGGTGCGCTGCCCATCAGCGACACCGAAGAACGTTTGTGCGGGATCGTCACCGACCGCGACATCGTCGTGAACTGTGTGGCCAAGGGCCTGGACCCTTCCAAGATGACGTGCGGGGACGTGGCCCAGGGCACTCCGCGCTGGATCGACGCCGGTGCGGACGTGTCCGCCGTGCTGGACGAGATGGAAAGCCACCAGATCAAGCGGCTGCCCGTGATCAGGGACAAGAAGCTGGTCGGCATGATCAGTGAGGCCGATCTGGCCCAGCACCTGTCCGAGGACCAGCTGGCGGGCTTCGTCGAGAAGGTCTACGCCCGGTAG
- a CDS encoding DUF305 domain-containing protein, protein MSRPIPRTYWAAGTAVLLALLFAAAATVAAASGGGTGSASGAPAARTEPGTPGLRSADAGFARDMAVHHQQAVEMSFLVRDRTQDEAVRTLAFDIANTQANQRGMLLGWLDLWGLPKVVAGEPPMAWMGGSAGHGGHAGHGSAKPGALMPGMATREELEQLGAASGRDAEVLFLQLMTDHHKGGVTMAEGCAQQCVTPVERQLAQGMVDAQRSELTLMADMLKQRGATPRG, encoded by the coding sequence GTGAGCCGCCCGATCCCCCGTACCTACTGGGCCGCTGGCACGGCCGTCCTGCTGGCGCTGCTGTTCGCGGCGGCGGCCACGGTCGCCGCCGCGAGCGGCGGCGGGACCGGGTCCGCTTCGGGTGCTCCGGCGGCCCGCACGGAGCCCGGTACGCCGGGGCTGCGCTCCGCCGACGCCGGCTTCGCCCGGGACATGGCAGTCCATCACCAGCAGGCGGTGGAAATGTCCTTCCTCGTGCGGGACCGCACGCAGGACGAGGCGGTGCGCACCCTCGCCTTCGACATCGCCAACACCCAGGCGAACCAGCGCGGGATGCTGCTCGGCTGGCTGGACCTGTGGGGGCTGCCGAAGGTGGTGGCCGGCGAGCCGCCGATGGCGTGGATGGGCGGCTCGGCGGGCCACGGCGGACACGCCGGGCACGGGTCCGCCAAGCCCGGTGCGTTGATGCCCGGCATGGCCACCAGGGAGGAGCTGGAGCAGCTCGGCGCCGCCTCGGGGCGGGACGCGGAGGTGCTCTTCCTCCAGCTGATGACCGACCACCACAAGGGCGGTGTGACGATGGCCGAGGGGTGTGCGCAGCAGTGCGTGACGCCCGTCGAGCGGCAGCTGGCGCAGGGCATGGTCGACGCGCAGCGCTCGGAGCTCACCCTGATGGCGGACATGCTCAAGCAGCGCGGAGCCACACCGCGCGGGTGA
- a CDS encoding DUF3105 domain-containing protein, which produces MRRIEKARERRNKAIAITVSSAVVVGLVGFGTWVLIEQKQEEKREAAAAEKLRREAEEIRRKPVEGEQLWDVKKLGRNHVETPVKYEMNPPVGGDHHPRWMNCNGDVYKNPVPEVNAVHSLEHGAVWVTYNDKAAPADVDKLAATVSKTPYTLMSPVGAQTGTIMLSAWGKQLTVESADDPRVAQFFTKYVQGEQTPEPGAACTSGVAGS; this is translated from the coding sequence ATGCGCCGCATCGAGAAGGCGCGCGAGCGGCGCAACAAGGCGATCGCGATCACCGTCTCGTCGGCGGTCGTCGTCGGCCTCGTCGGTTTCGGCACCTGGGTGCTGATCGAGCAGAAGCAGGAGGAGAAGCGCGAGGCGGCCGCCGCGGAGAAGCTCCGCAGGGAGGCGGAGGAGATCCGCAGGAAGCCGGTCGAGGGCGAGCAGCTCTGGGACGTGAAGAAGCTCGGCCGCAACCACGTCGAGACGCCGGTGAAGTACGAGATGAACCCGCCGGTCGGCGGTGACCACCACCCTCGCTGGATGAACTGCAACGGCGACGTCTACAAGAACCCGGTGCCCGAGGTGAACGCCGTCCACTCGCTGGAGCACGGCGCGGTCTGGGTGACCTACAACGACAAGGCCGCCCCGGCCGATGTGGACAAGCTCGCCGCGACCGTGAGCAAGACCCCGTACACGCTGATGAGCCCGGTCGGGGCGCAGACCGGCACGATCATGCTCAGCGCGTGGGGCAAGCAGCTGACCGTCGAGAGCGCGGACGATCCGCGGGTGGCGCAGTTCTTCACCAAGTACGTGCAGGGTGAGCAGACGCCGGAGCCCGGCGCGGCCTGCACGAGCGGGGTGGCCGGCTCGTGA
- a CDS encoding glutamine synthetase family protein translates to MDKQQEFVLRTLEERDIRFVRLWFTDVLGFLKSVAVAPAELEQAFDEGIGFDGSAIEGFARVYESDMIAKPDPGTFQILPWRAEAPGTARMFCDILMPDGSPSFADPRYVLKRILAKTSDLGFTFYTHPEIEFFLLKDKPLDGTRPVPADNSGYFDHTPQNVGMDFRRQAITMLESMGISVEFSHHEGAPGQQEIDLRYADALSTADNIMTFRLVMKQVALEQGVQATFMPKPFSEYPGSGMHTHLSLFEGDRNAFYESGAEYQLSKVGRSFIAGLLRHAAETAAVTNQWVNSYKRIWGGSSRSAGAGGEAPSYICWGHNNRSALIRVPMYKPGKMGSSRIEVRSIDSGANPYLTYAVLLAAGLKGIEEGYELPAGADDDVWALSDAERRAMGIEPLPQNLGEAISLMERSELVAETLGEHVFDFFLRNKKQEWEEYRSEVSAFELRKNLPVL, encoded by the coding sequence ATGGACAAGCAGCAGGAATTCGTCCTCCGGACGCTTGAGGAGCGCGACATCCGCTTCGTGCGCCTGTGGTTCACCGACGTACTGGGCTTCCTCAAGTCCGTCGCGGTCGCCCCCGCGGAGCTGGAGCAGGCCTTCGACGAGGGCATCGGCTTCGACGGCTCCGCCATCGAGGGCTTCGCACGGGTCTACGAGTCCGACATGATCGCCAAGCCGGACCCGGGCACGTTCCAGATACTGCCGTGGCGCGCCGAGGCCCCCGGGACCGCCCGGATGTTCTGCGACATCCTCATGCCGGACGGCTCCCCGTCCTTCGCGGACCCGCGCTACGTCCTCAAGCGCATCCTCGCCAAGACCTCCGACCTGGGCTTCACCTTCTACACCCACCCGGAGATCGAGTTCTTCCTGCTGAAGGACAAGCCGCTGGACGGCACCCGCCCGGTTCCGGCCGACAACTCCGGCTACTTCGACCACACCCCGCAGAACGTGGGCATGGACTTCCGCCGCCAGGCCATCACCATGCTCGAATCGATGGGCATCTCGGTCGAGTTCAGCCACCACGAGGGCGCCCCGGGCCAGCAGGAGATCGACCTGCGCTACGCCGACGCGCTCTCCACGGCGGACAACATCATGACGTTCCGCCTGGTCATGAAGCAGGTGGCCCTCGAACAGGGCGTGCAGGCCACCTTCATGCCGAAGCCGTTCTCGGAGTACCCGGGCTCGGGCATGCACACCCACCTCTCGCTCTTCGAGGGCGACCGCAACGCCTTCTACGAGTCGGGCGCCGAATACCAGCTCTCCAAGGTCGGCCGTTCCTTCATCGCGGGCCTGCTGCGGCACGCCGCCGAGACGGCCGCGGTCACCAACCAGTGGGTCAACTCCTACAAGCGCATCTGGGGCGGCTCCTCGCGCAGCGCCGGCGCGGGCGGCGAGGCCCCCTCGTACATCTGCTGGGGCCACAACAACCGCTCCGCCCTGATCCGCGTCCCGATGTACAAGCCGGGCAAGATGGGCTCCTCGCGCATCGAGGTCCGCTCGATCGACTCGGGCGCCAACCCGTACCTCACGTACGCCGTCCTCCTGGCGGCCGGCCTCAAGGGCATCGAGGAGGGCTACGAGCTCCCGGCGGGCGCCGATGACGACGTCTGGGCCCTCTCCGACGCCGAGCGCCGCGCGATGGGCATCGAACCCCTCCCGCAGAACCTCGGCGAGGCCATCTCCCTGATGGAGCGCAGCGAGCTGGTGGCCGAAACCCTTGGCGAACACGTCTTCGATTTCTTCCTGCGCAACAAGAAGCAGGAGTGGGAGGAGTACCGCTCGGAGGTCTCCGCCTTCGAGCTGCGCAAGAACCTCCCGGTGCTGTAA
- a CDS encoding arylamine N-acetyltransferase has product MEALDDARTDARTDAGTDAYLRRLGVARSEGVRSGSLRELHLRHLRTVPFENLAIHLGEEIVLTPDALHDKIVTAGRGGICYELNGAFAELLSALGHRVELLQARVHGKDGVLGVPYDHLALRVDGRWLADVGFGEHSAYPLDLEERGEQQDPGGVFLVRAAAGDAAVGDLDVLRDGVPAYRLEARPRALADFRTGAWWHATSPESGFTRGPVCSRLTEDGGRITLRDRTLISTSADGDRTEVELATEGEVLAAYRAEFGIVLDRLPVALHPRD; this is encoded by the coding sequence GTGGAAGCTCTCGACGACGCCCGTACCGATGCCCGTACCGACGCCGGTACGGATGCCTACCTGCGCCGCCTGGGGGTGGCGCGCTCAGAAGGGGTCCGCAGCGGCTCGCTGCGCGAGCTGCACCTGCGGCATCTGCGGACTGTGCCGTTCGAGAACCTCGCGATCCACCTCGGCGAGGAGATCGTGCTCACCCCCGACGCTCTCCACGACAAGATCGTGACCGCCGGACGCGGTGGCATCTGCTACGAACTGAACGGCGCGTTCGCCGAGTTGCTGAGCGCCCTCGGCCACCGGGTGGAGCTCCTCCAGGCCCGGGTCCACGGCAAGGACGGCGTGCTGGGGGTCCCCTACGACCACCTCGCGCTGCGCGTCGACGGGCGCTGGCTCGCGGACGTGGGCTTCGGCGAGCACAGTGCGTACCCGCTCGACCTGGAGGAGCGGGGCGAGCAGCAGGACCCCGGCGGGGTGTTCCTCGTCAGGGCCGCGGCCGGGGACGCCGCTGTGGGGGATCTCGACGTGCTGCGCGACGGTGTGCCGGCGTACCGGCTGGAGGCGCGGCCGCGGGCGCTCGCGGACTTCCGGACCGGTGCCTGGTGGCACGCCACCAGCCCGGAGTCCGGTTTCACCCGGGGCCCGGTCTGTTCCCGGCTCACCGAGGACGGCGGCCGGATCACCCTGCGGGACCGGACCCTCATCAGCACCTCCGCGGACGGTGACCGCACCGAGGTGGAACTGGCGACGGAGGGGGAGGTGCTGGCCGCCTACCGCGCCGAGTTCGGCATCGTGCTCGACCGGCTGCCGGTGGCGCTCCACCCCCGGGACTGA
- a CDS encoding PIG-L family deacetylase, whose product MPVTRRRFAVLLTVLTAGATGLLSVASGQQTSAGADQGRNPAAVLPASVTSGSVIQVVAHPDDDLFFMNPDLSRSLRAGTQVTTAYLTSGESDGRNEAHGHAADDPEQPADRAHYAEARQNGIRSAYAEMATGDRTSAWRRTVMPTAGGGSAEIDVLIAKPQVNLVWLMLREARSTGQDTPDSLRGLWNGRIAALDSQLTSGTPVKQGFSYTKDQLIQAIAGVLERYRPTTIRMQDPTPGRYRESGRLTDHQDHMYGARFVQAATAGYAEQVHRRPQFSVQSYLGYHNGTLPHSLDPQTAETKTDYLRTYAWQDHQDYCASPSGCGDRKVAGNPTGRNWAQSLRYTRADNSSWLTEGTPGSLWAFTVLDGRMAYWRRDAAGVWERPVFLAGTGIDPGATAARLPDGRVAVLATRTVLGPAPSDYRREVVYAVQTAPDGAFGAWQSLGTPEKGDADGTSAISAPAAAVDARGLLTVYLRDSRRTLRAAVQQPGGGFSAWQRLGGEDLQSDPATAVDAAGRRHVYAATTTSVLAWTQADPDGPLRGPSPTGLPATTVPLTAAPDGAGVRLYFRRPDSGVVRTAVVTAGPAPRPHVSSVTEAGGRAGYGAIGAAGRHVAGRAHSGTVSTSGLGGPPAWVESRMLFAGAPAAVREQGGTTTTTVLGLDAELHTFATPSTPTRPAWHRAVR is encoded by the coding sequence ATGCCCGTGACCCGTCGCCGCTTCGCGGTCCTGCTCACCGTGCTGACCGCCGGCGCCACCGGCCTCCTCTCCGTGGCCTCCGGACAGCAGACCTCCGCCGGAGCCGACCAGGGGAGGAACCCGGCCGCCGTCCTGCCCGCGAGCGTCACCTCCGGGTCGGTGATCCAGGTCGTCGCGCACCCCGACGACGACCTGTTCTTCATGAACCCCGACCTCAGCCGCTCCCTGAGGGCCGGCACCCAGGTCACCACCGCCTACCTCACGTCGGGCGAGTCCGACGGCCGCAACGAGGCGCACGGCCACGCGGCCGACGATCCCGAACAGCCCGCCGACCGCGCCCACTACGCGGAGGCCCGGCAGAACGGCATCCGCTCCGCCTACGCCGAGATGGCCACCGGCGACCGCACCAGCGCGTGGCGGCGCACGGTCATGCCCACTGCGGGCGGCGGCAGCGCCGAGATCGACGTGCTCATCGCGAAGCCGCAGGTCAACCTGGTGTGGCTGATGCTGCGCGAGGCCCGCAGCACCGGCCAGGACACCCCCGACAGCCTGCGCGGCCTGTGGAACGGCCGGATAGCCGCGCTGGACTCCCAACTGACCTCCGGGACCCCGGTCAAGCAGGGCTTCTCGTACACCAAGGACCAGCTGATACAGGCGATAGCCGGGGTCCTGGAGCGGTACCGGCCCACGACGATACGGATGCAGGACCCCACGCCCGGCCGGTACCGGGAGAGCGGCCGCCTGACCGACCACCAGGATCACATGTACGGCGCCCGCTTCGTGCAGGCCGCCACCGCCGGCTACGCCGAACAGGTCCACCGACGGCCACAGTTCTCGGTGCAGAGCTACCTCGGCTACCACAACGGCACCCTCCCGCACTCGCTGGACCCGCAGACGGCCGAGACCAAGACCGACTACCTGCGGACCTACGCCTGGCAGGACCACCAGGACTACTGCGCAAGCCCCTCCGGCTGCGGCGACCGCAAGGTCGCCGGGAACCCGACCGGGCGCAACTGGGCCCAGTCGCTGCGCTACACCCGCGCCGACAACTCCTCCTGGCTGACGGAGGGGACGCCCGGCAGCCTCTGGGCCTTCACCGTGCTGGACGGCCGCATGGCCTACTGGCGGCGCGATGCCGCCGGGGTCTGGGAGAGGCCGGTCTTCCTCGCGGGCACCGGCATCGACCCGGGGGCGACCGCCGCCCGGCTGCCCGACGGTCGCGTCGCCGTCCTCGCCACCCGCACCGTCCTCGGCCCCGCCCCCTCGGACTACCGGCGCGAGGTCGTCTACGCCGTCCAGACCGCACCCGACGGGGCGTTCGGCGCGTGGCAGTCACTGGGCACTCCCGAGAAGGGCGACGCCGACGGCACCTCGGCGATCAGCGCCCCCGCGGCCGCGGTGGACGCCCGCGGCCTGCTCACGGTCTACCTCCGTGACTCCCGGCGCACCCTGCGCGCCGCCGTCCAGCAGCCCGGCGGCGGCTTCTCCGCCTGGCAGCGGCTCGGCGGCGAGGACCTGCAGAGCGACCCGGCCACGGCGGTCGACGCCGCCGGGCGGCGGCACGTGTACGCGGCGACCACAACCTCGGTGCTGGCCTGGACGCAGGCGGACCCGGACGGCCCGCTCCGCGGCCCCTCGCCGACGGGTCTGCCGGCCACGACGGTCCCGCTGACGGCCGCCCCGGACGGCGCGGGCGTCCGCCTGTACTTCCGGCGCCCCGACTCGGGGGTGGTGCGGACCGCCGTGGTCACGGCGGGTCCCGCGCCCCGACCGCACGTCTCCAGCGTCACCGAGGCGGGCGGCCGGGCCGGCTACGGCGCGATCGGCGCCGCGGGCCGTCACGTGGCGGGCCGCGCGCACAGCGGCACGGTCAGCACCTCCGGCCTCGGCGGCCCCCCGGCCTGGGTGGAGTCCCGCATGCTCTTCGCCGGCGCCCCGGCGGCCGTCCGGGAACAGGGCGGCACGACGACCACGACGGTCCTCGGCCTGGACGCCGAACTCCACACCTTCGCCACCCCCTCCACCCCCACCCGGCCCGCCTGGCACCGCGCGGTCCGCTGA